TGCAGTGAGTGCAGTAATGGTTGACATGCCATATACACCTAATTCTTGAAAGGTTTTGATATCGGCTTGAATGCCTGCTCCACCACCGCTATCTGATCCTGCAATCGTCAATGCTTTATAGATATGCATCTCTTAATTCCTCCAATTGTCTTAGTGGTGAGTAGACGTACAACTTTTTAGACTTGGTGAATATGGGCTCTTTGTTGTAGAATTTTCGGTGATACGCTAGCCAATTGGTTCAATAATTCAATCTGAAAGCTTCCAGGTCCTTGATGCTCTGTCATTTCAGCAGCTATTTCAGCGGCTACGCCATAGAAAGCAAGTGCTTCGGTAACCGATTCCAACCAAGATTGTTCGCTAACTTCGCTTACAGCTAAGAATGCCCCGATAATAGAACTAAGCAAGCATCCAGCCCCTGTAACTTTAGTGAGAAGAGGATGACCATTACTTGTGATGTAAGTCGTGTGTCCATTCGTAATCACATCTTCTTTCCCCGTAATGACAACAATACATCCTAACTTTAGGGCAGCCTTTTGTGCTAGGAGTACCCTATTGCCTTCGCCAGCACCCGCATCTACCCCTTTAATGGACCATTCTTCACCCACGACATGCGCTACTTCTGCAACATTGCCCCTGAGCACAGCAAGCTTAATCTCCTGAGTGATTCTCTGAGCAATCGTTGTTCGGTAAGTTGTAGCGCCAGCTCCAACCGGATCAATAACGACTGGAACATGATTCTCATTTGCAGATTTCCCTGCGATAAGGATTGATTTCACAACACTTTCATCGAGCGTTCCAATATTAAGAACGACTGCATTCGCTAATTTAGCTACATCGGCTACTTCTTCATGAGCGTGAGCCATGAAAGGTGAGGCACCTAAAGCGAGAAGCCCATTGGCTGTGAAGTTGGTAACGACTATATTCGTAATATTGTGTATAAGCGGATTGCACTGACGAACTTTTGTTAGATATGTCATGTTTAACATCCTCCTGAATTTAAGTGGGTTATATAGGCTATGATAGCCAAATAGCAACACAATCCTTGTAAAACAATAAAGACCCAGCCATTTCCACAAGGAAATGAGTGGGCCAAAAAGTTCAGTCAAGCAATTCTATGCATTGCATGATGTGAAGATTTCGTTCCACTTCCCTCCGCTGGTATAATCCAGATCAGGTTCCAAGGGTCCGAAGCTTAAAAGCTCGTCTCAGTCGTTAGACTCCCCTAGTGAAAAAACAGGCTGTATTCAATTAGTTCTGTTAAGAATATAACACGAAATTCCCATATGTAAAGCGACATGTGGGAATAAATATCGATTCTGTATCACAATTATGCCTAAACCTGTGGTATGATTATTTTTGTCCTGACACCACATAAGTACCAGCAGTAGATAAAGGAGGAACTCTCCGTGATTTCGTTGCATCAGGTAAGTAAAACTTTCGTGAGTTCAACTAGCCACTTCCAAGCTGTCAATTCTGTGTCTCTTCAAGTAAAGGAAGGCGAGATTCATGGAATTATTGGAACAAGTGGTGCGGGTAAATCGACTCTGTTACGGATGATTAATTTATTGGAGAAGCCGGACACGGGTAGTGTTGTAGTAGGTAATGAGGATTTGACTAATATGACTGAGAAGGAGCTTCGTGAAGCTCGCAGGAATATCGGGATGATCTTTCAGGGATTTAATTTGGTGAGCAATAAGACGGTTAGCGGAAATGTCTCCATACCACTTGAATTAACTGGATTACCGAAGCGTGAACGTGTGGAACGTGTGAGTGAGTTCTTAGAATTTGTGGGCCTACAGCATAAGGCGAAGCAATATCCTTCACAATTAAGTGGAGGAGAGAAGCAGCGAGTGGCGATTGCCAGAGCACTTGCGAATCGTCCTAAAGTATTGTTATGTGATGAACCTACATCCTCTTTGGACCCAAGTACGACAGAGGGGATTTTGGATGTGCTGAAACAGCTCAACCAGAATTTCGGACTCACTATTGTTATCGTAACACATGAAATGGAGGTCGTCCGCAACATGTGTCACAACGTATCGGTTATGGAATTAGGACGTCTAGTCGAGACTAGAGTGGTGGATCAATCCCATGGTTGAATATATCATGCAGTATCAGTCTGAAATATGGAAGGCTATAGGAGAGACTTTTGCTATGGTGGGGATATCCATTGTTGCAGCTATTTTAATAGGACTTCCATTAGGTACTTTTCTATATTTGTTGCGAAAAGGTCAGCTGTACGAGAATGGGTTGCTCTATGGTATTTTGAATATCATAGTCAACGTTGTTAGGTCATTCCCATTTCTTTTACTCGTCGTTTTTTTAATTCCATTTACGCGAATTGTCGTTGGAACAGCGCTAGGTACGCTTGCGGCTTCGGTGCCGTTATCCATAATGGCGATTGCCTATTATTCGAGGTTAGTGGAGCAGTCACTTCTAGAGGTTCCAAGAGGTGTGATCGAATCAGCTTCATCAATGGGAGCATCAACCTTTCAGATTATCGTTAAATTTATGTATGTTGAGGCTCGCTCGGGACTCATGTTAGGTTTAACGACTTCTATTATCAGTTTCATCTCTTACTCAACGGTGATGGGGATAGTTGGTGGTGGTGGAATTGGCGATTTCGCTATTCGTTATGGGTACCAACGGTTTGAAACGAAGATTATGGTATTTACTATCATCATTATGATTATATTGGTGCAGGTCATTCAGTTTGCAGGTAGTTATATTGCGAGACGGCTCGATAAGAGATAATTTATGGGGGAATATAAAGATGAATAGAAAAATAATGATGATGTTAGTTGTTGTACTTATGCTAGTTGCAGCGGGTTGTGGAAATAATGAGAAGCAAGCGGAGGAAAGTAAGAATACTCCGACAACCAGTGAAGAGACTACATTGAAAGTAGCTAGCCTCATTCCGCCAATGACAGAGGTATTGGAGCTTGTTAAGCCTCTATTGAAGGAAGATGGTATTAACCTAGAGATCGTTGTTCTATCCGATAATGTACAGCCTAACAACGCTTTGGCTAATAAAGAAGTGGATGCTAACTTTTTTCAACACGTTCCTTATATGAACCAATATAACGAGGCTAATAAATCAGAATTGGTTGGGGTGCAACCTATTTACAATGCGGTGTATGGTGCTTATTCTAAAACGTATAAGAACATTGAAGATTTACCAGAAGGTGCAACGATTGCTATCGCTAACGATCCATCCAATATCGGACGTTCACTTGTTATGTTCGAGAAGAATGGACTTATTAAGTTAAAAGAAGGCGTGGGAATTAACGCGACACAAGCGGACATCACAGAGAATGTGAAAAAGTTCAAATTCAAGGAAGTCGATTTGTTGATGCTGGCACGTACACTAGATGATGTGGATCTAGTGGCTATGACTCCAGCTTATGCTAAGCCTCTTAATTTAACACCTAAGAAAGATGCGTTAATCACAGAAGGCGACGATTCTGATTTCGTAATTACTCTGGTAGCGCGTAAGGACAATGTAGACTCCGAACCTATTCAGAAGCTTGCGAAGCGTATGACAAGTCCGGAAGTGAAAAAGTTCTTCGAGGATAATTACGGGGAAATAGCAGTACCTGCTTTTAAATAACATAAATATGTAAGGGGTATAGCCACAAGGTGGCTATACCCCTTTTTTATAAATATTAGAACATAGAAAATCTCTAGTATTTCATGGGTAAACGATTACCGTCCATTGGGGATGACACATGCTGATCCTTGATGGGAGGTGAGGTGATGCGATACCTTTCAAGTGCCTTTCTCGAAGATTCTAGCATGCGTTTCTTCAAATAATCGCCTTCGATGATACGTACTCTTTTACCGAGGAAACGAATTTTGGATAGAACATACTCACGCTCATTCGCTATAAAGCTTAAGCAGATTGTATATATTTGTTCAGTTGCATCATAGATGACTTCCTTCTCGAAGCAGGAGAAGGCATACAAGATACGGGATAATTCTTGATTGTAGGTGTTGACGACCTCAAGTATGACTTGATCTTTAAGCTTATCCAAAATCTGTTGAATGTTCGTGAAGGCTTGGACAAGTACCTCAGGTGAAGTAGATTGTTCTGACACCGATACGATGTGGTCAAGTCTCGTGTTCATCAGCGAACGATGTCTAAGATGGTACCACAGTAGGTACCATTCTTTTTTGACCATGGAATATTCTAATTTATAGGGAACTCCGTTCTGCGCTGAAGTGGTGCTTCCGCCCTTCAAACGATAAGTGATGACGATACTACTCTTGTTCAGAATGAATCGGCGACAAGAACGTAGAAGGGGATGGTAGACATGCTTCTCTATACTGCGACCTTTTTCTATGAAATGTTCTTTGAAATCAAGGGTAGAGTCTTGTTCTAGAACGTTCTTCAATTTATGTAACGTACTCTCAGGAAAAGCTGCCGTTGCCGCTGGATGTTCAAGCATGGTCTTAAGCCATGCTCTCTCCTGTGAGGTGATCATGAAGGTACCGGAATCATCTAGACGAGAGATAATCTGATAGTTAAATATTTTCTCAAATAGATTCATAATACGATTGAAGCTCCTTCCATTCGGCGATCATTTCACTTCGTAGCAAAGGTGGCTCTAATATTTCACAGCTAGACCCGAAACTACGGAGCCAAGGTTTGATCTCGTTGGAGCCATTGACAACAATTTCATAGATGAAGGATTGTTCATCTTCTTCTACAATTTGTCCCCATTGCCCCTGCAACAACACACGTTCTTTAATAAAGTTTGGTTGTGATAATCCAGGATTAAAGAAGCGAACGCGAACCGTGATTGAGTGGCCTGTATCAATTAACCAACTGTATTGAATCTTCTCCTCTAATTTCTTGTACACAGCATCAAATAATTGTTCAGAGACCTGTATGTCTTCTCCAATCTGAGTCATGCCCTCTAAGCGATATTTCCTAATCCCCTGACGTGAGTCATGAGAGAGTAAGTACCACCTTCCATATTGATGGTCGTATACTACCTTCAGGGGGAGCGTTAACTCTTCACGTCCCTTTGTCTCGCGTTCGAAGATCGGGTTGGTATTTTTGGAAGCATAACTTTTCTCAGACTTAGGGGAGAAGTATAGAAACTTTATTTTACGATGGTTGTGGATCGCATCCAAAAGTATAAATAGATGAGCCTCATCCAAAATACGTGAATAGTAGTGGTACTTATATAAAAAAGGTTGTATAGCCTGCTTCTCGGTATGGAGTTGTGCCACGTTCTTCTTCAAGCTATCACGGAGTAAATAACCTTGTACGGAGGGAACCTGTGTATTAGCCATCACATCGACAAAATCGAATAGATCGATCAGTTCATCCTCAGACAGTGCCTGAATCAGATCATTCTGAATTCGATATCTATGGGGGCGTATGCCAGATTCTCTTACAATCACGCCAACCTCTTCTAAATATTTGAGGTCTTTACGTATTGTTTTCTCATCCGGTTGAGCAGAGTCGGCGGATAAGCTACCACAACATAGATCTAAAAGTTCCATAGCCGTTAATGCGTTGTGATTGTGTAAGGCAGCTAAGAGCATAGAGATTCTTTGGCTCTCAGACTCCTTGAGGGACTTCGCACGAAATAGAAATAAGAGCATAGGATCGGCAGAATCATAGTAATCTAAACGAATGGCTTCCGCTAGTTCTAAGCTTTGTTCATTAGGGAGCTGTTGAGACATACTATGGTTGATTTCTTTTAATTTACGGATTGTTTTATCAAAAGTATGGACAGAAATACCGAGACGATCCGCGAATTGTTGGCGACTATAAGCCCCACTTGTTAGGACAAGCATACGTAGAAATTGAATCTCTTTATCAAAGCTTTCCTTAGCCATGTCAACCTCCGATTGTAATGCAGATGAATAATATCTTCTCATTGTAACAGGGCTGCCGTCGTAAG
The nucleotide sequence above comes from Paenibacillus sp. IHBB 10380. Encoded proteins:
- the thiM gene encoding hydroxyethylthiazole kinase, with protein sequence MTYLTKVRQCNPLIHNITNIVVTNFTANGLLALGASPFMAHAHEEVADVAKLANAVVLNIGTLDESVVKSILIAGKSANENHVPVVIDPVGAGATTYRTTIAQRITQEIKLAVLRGNVAEVAHVVGEEWSIKGVDAGAGEGNRVLLAQKAALKLGCIVVITGKEDVITNGHTTYITSNGHPLLTKVTGAGCLLSSIIGAFLAVSEVSEQSWLESVTEALAFYGVAAEIAAEMTEHQGPGSFQIELLNQLASVSPKILQQRAHIHQV
- a CDS encoding helix-turn-helix transcriptional regulator, encoding MAKESFDKEIQFLRMLVLTSGAYSRQQFADRLGISVHTFDKTIRKLKEINHSMSQQLPNEQSLELAEAIRLDYYDSADPMLLFLFRAKSLKESESQRISMLLAALHNHNALTAMELLDLCCGSLSADSAQPDEKTIRKDLKYLEEVGVIVRESGIRPHRYRIQNDLIQALSEDELIDLFDFVDVMANTQVPSVQGYLLRDSLKKNVAQLHTEKQAIQPFLYKYHYYSRILDEAHLFILLDAIHNHRKIKFLYFSPKSEKSYASKNTNPIFERETKGREELTLPLKVVYDHQYGRWYLLSHDSRQGIRKYRLEGMTQIGEDIQVSEQLFDAVYKKLEEKIQYSWLIDTGHSITVRVRFFNPGLSQPNFIKERVLLQGQWGQIVEEDEQSFIYEIVVNGSNEIKPWLRSFGSSCEILEPPLLRSEMIAEWKELQSYYESI
- a CDS encoding methionine ABC transporter ATP-binding protein: MISLHQVSKTFVSSTSHFQAVNSVSLQVKEGEIHGIIGTSGAGKSTLLRMINLLEKPDTGSVVVGNEDLTNMTEKELREARRNIGMIFQGFNLVSNKTVSGNVSIPLELTGLPKRERVERVSEFLEFVGLQHKAKQYPSQLSGGEKQRVAIARALANRPKVLLCDEPTSSLDPSTTEGILDVLKQLNQNFGLTIVIVTHEMEVVRNMCHNVSVMELGRLVETRVVDQSHG
- a CDS encoding methionine ABC transporter permease, whose product is MVEYIMQYQSEIWKAIGETFAMVGISIVAAILIGLPLGTFLYLLRKGQLYENGLLYGILNIIVNVVRSFPFLLLVVFLIPFTRIVVGTALGTLAASVPLSIMAIAYYSRLVEQSLLEVPRGVIESASSMGASTFQIIVKFMYVEARSGLMLGLTTSIISFISYSTVMGIVGGGGIGDFAIRYGYQRFETKIMVFTIIIMIILVQVIQFAGSYIARRLDKR
- a CDS encoding WYL domain-containing protein — its product is MNLFEKIFNYQIISRLDDSGTFMITSQERAWLKTMLEHPAATAAFPESTLHKLKNVLEQDSTLDFKEHFIEKGRSIEKHVYHPLLRSCRRFILNKSSIVITYRLKGGSTTSAQNGVPYKLEYSMVKKEWYLLWYHLRHRSLMNTRLDHIVSVSEQSTSPEVLVQAFTNIQQILDKLKDQVILEVVNTYNQELSRILYAFSCFEKEVIYDATEQIYTICLSFIANEREYVLSKIRFLGKRVRIIEGDYLKKRMLESSRKALERYRITSPPIKDQHVSSPMDGNRLPMKY
- a CDS encoding MetQ/NlpA family ABC transporter substrate-binding protein, producing the protein MNRKIMMMLVVVLMLVAAGCGNNEKQAEESKNTPTTSEETTLKVASLIPPMTEVLELVKPLLKEDGINLEIVVLSDNVQPNNALANKEVDANFFQHVPYMNQYNEANKSELVGVQPIYNAVYGAYSKTYKNIEDLPEGATIAIANDPSNIGRSLVMFEKNGLIKLKEGVGINATQADITENVKKFKFKEVDLLMLARTLDDVDLVAMTPAYAKPLNLTPKKDALITEGDDSDFVITLVARKDNVDSEPIQKLAKRMTSPEVKKFFEDNYGEIAVPAFK